From one Streptomyces sp. Q6 genomic stretch:
- a CDS encoding APC family permease, with protein MTTGSSSATGRAVGDEPGISTYLGEESALRAGRLGTAGLLLSVLAATGPLMVVAGVMPTTYAVMGVVGQPLLFLILGVVLALFSVGYAEMSRHVHNAGAFYAYISRGLGPTAGAAAALVALVAYSVLQVGIYGMFGFEVASLAQQYLDIELAWWIPALLAVVAVGVLGLLKIDVNAKVLGVLLLIEVAVVVVFDIAAIGDPGPQGLSLHAFDPGTLSGVGLGTALCFCIAGFTGFEQAPVYAEETSRPHILVPRVMFLAVGGVAVFFAISSWALTVATGPASIVGAAQKQSAGLLFGLTEDRLGGTFTDIVHVLFVTGMFAALLSFHNVVARYAFAMGREGLLPARFGRTHSGTGAPGTGSVLQSVVSLVVVAGFAIADDGVAGDPTTPVLHLFTWGGNVGALGVILLMATASLAVIVFFVKRGAAGAQLWRIVCSGLAGLALLVIAGYTVKDFDVLAGSGPDSALNWILPGIIAVAALVGVAYSVVLRGRNPQAHARIGLGNEAFQLEKKAS; from the coding sequence ATGACGACGGGTAGTTCGAGCGCGACCGGCAGAGCAGTCGGTGACGAGCCGGGCATCAGCACGTATCTGGGCGAGGAGAGCGCGCTGCGCGCCGGACGGCTCGGCACGGCGGGGCTGCTCCTGTCCGTGCTCGCCGCGACCGGGCCGCTGATGGTCGTCGCGGGCGTGATGCCGACGACGTACGCGGTGATGGGTGTCGTCGGCCAGCCCCTGCTCTTCCTCATCCTCGGCGTCGTCCTCGCCCTCTTCAGCGTGGGCTACGCGGAGATGAGCCGGCACGTGCACAACGCGGGCGCGTTCTACGCGTACATATCCCGCGGGCTCGGCCCGACCGCCGGCGCCGCCGCGGCCCTGGTCGCGCTCGTCGCGTACAGCGTCCTCCAGGTCGGCATCTACGGCATGTTCGGCTTCGAGGTCGCCTCTCTCGCGCAGCAGTACCTCGACATCGAACTCGCCTGGTGGATACCGGCGTTGCTGGCCGTCGTCGCGGTCGGCGTGCTCGGTCTGCTGAAGATCGACGTGAACGCGAAGGTCCTCGGCGTGCTGCTCCTGATCGAGGTGGCCGTCGTGGTCGTCTTCGACATCGCGGCGATCGGCGACCCGGGCCCCCAGGGCCTGTCCCTGCACGCCTTCGACCCGGGCACGCTGTCCGGCGTCGGCCTCGGCACGGCCCTGTGCTTCTGCATCGCCGGGTTCACCGGCTTCGAGCAGGCGCCGGTCTACGCCGAGGAGACCAGCCGCCCGCACATCCTGGTGCCCCGCGTCATGTTCCTGGCGGTCGGCGGCGTCGCCGTCTTCTTCGCCATCAGCTCCTGGGCGCTGACCGTCGCCACCGGGCCCGCCTCGATCGTGGGCGCGGCACAGAAGCAGTCGGCCGGCCTGCTGTTCGGGCTGACGGAGGACCGGCTCGGCGGCACGTTCACCGACATCGTCCACGTCCTGTTCGTCACCGGGATGTTCGCGGCGCTGCTCTCCTTCCACAACGTCGTCGCGCGGTACGCGTTCGCGATGGGCCGCGAGGGGCTGCTGCCGGCGCGGTTCGGCCGCACCCACTCGGGCACCGGGGCGCCGGGCACGGGCTCCGTCCTCCAGTCGGTCGTCTCCCTGGTGGTCGTCGCCGGGTTCGCGATCGCCGACGACGGTGTCGCCGGGGACCCGACGACACCGGTCCTGCACCTGTTCACGTGGGGCGGCAACGTGGGCGCGCTCGGCGTCATCCTCCTGATGGCCACGGCGTCCCTCGCCGTCATCGTCTTCTTCGTGAAGCGCGGCGCGGCGGGCGCGCAGCTGTGGCGCATCGTCTGCTCCGGCCTCGCGGGCCTCGCCCTGCTGGTCATCGCCGGATACACCGTCAAGGACTTCGACGTCCTGGCCGGCTCGGGCCCCGACTCCGCCCTGAACTGGATCCTCCCGGGCATCATCGCCGTCGCCGCGCTCGTCGGCGTCGCGTACAGCGTCGTGCTCCGCGGCCGCAACCCGCAGGCGCACGCCCGGATCGGCCTCGGCAACGAGGCGTTCCAGCTGGAGAAGAAGGCGAGCTGA
- a CDS encoding DMT family transporter, which translates to MSVLVLVLAVSAACCLGAGFVLQQNAARRAPLGDFLSPRLLVDLVRVPGWLAGIGLMVCGMVLGAVALAHGEVTLVEPLLATNLLFALALSRHRTRQPLGRQGWAGLLLLAGGVTAFIVAGRPHGGSAVADPLRHWLIVGVMVGGALFLAALAKRSRLSAGPVLLAVAAGLLYGVQDALTRVSGQRFGAGGLTELLTGWQPYAVVALGVTGLVLVQSAFETAPLRMSLPALTAAQPLAGIACGVGFLGDRLRTDTGALAWEAAGLAGIVVGVVLLGLHPAMPGAVARDRDRAGAGV; encoded by the coding sequence GTGTCGGTTCTCGTTCTCGTCCTCGCCGTGAGCGCCGCCTGCTGCCTGGGCGCGGGGTTCGTCCTCCAGCAGAACGCGGCCCGGCGGGCGCCGCTCGGCGACTTCCTCTCCCCGCGGCTCCTGGTCGACCTGGTGCGGGTGCCCGGCTGGCTGGCCGGCATCGGCCTGATGGTGTGCGGCATGGTCCTCGGCGCCGTCGCGCTCGCCCACGGCGAGGTCACCCTGGTGGAACCGCTCCTCGCCACGAACCTGCTCTTCGCGCTCGCCCTCTCCCGCCACCGGACGAGACAGCCCCTCGGCCGCCAGGGCTGGGCCGGGCTGCTGCTGCTCGCGGGCGGCGTCACGGCGTTCATCGTCGCGGGCCGGCCGCACGGCGGCAGCGCGGTCGCCGACCCGCTGCGGCACTGGCTGATCGTGGGCGTGATGGTCGGCGGGGCCCTGTTCCTCGCGGCGCTCGCCAAGCGGTCCCGGCTCAGCGCGGGCCCGGTCCTGCTCGCCGTGGCGGCGGGCCTGCTGTACGGGGTGCAGGACGCGCTGACCCGGGTGAGCGGGCAGCGGTTCGGCGCGGGCGGCCTGACGGAACTTCTCACCGGCTGGCAGCCGTACGCGGTCGTCGCCCTCGGGGTGACCGGGCTCGTCCTCGTGCAGAGCGCGTTCGAGACGGCGCCGCTGCGGATGTCGCTGCCCGCGCTGACGGCGGCGCAGCCGCTCGCCGGGATCGCCTGCGGCGTGGGCTTCCTGGGCGACCGGCTGCGCACGGACACCGGGGCCCTGGCCTGGGAGGCGGCGGGGCTCGCCGGGATCGTGGTGGGCGTGGTGCTCCTCGGGCTGCACCCGGCGATGCCGGGCGCTGTCGCGCGGGACCGGGATCGCGCGGGGGCCGGCGTCTGA
- a CDS encoding NUDIX hydrolase yields the protein MNPAEEILDIVDEQDRVIGQVPRGEVYAKGLRHRCAFILATDPQGRVFVHRRTTTKLAFPGMYDMFVGGVVGAGESYDEAALREAEEELGVTGLPRPRPLFKFLYEDDGGGSWWSYVYEVTVDTPVHPQAEEIDWHAFLSRDELERRIGEWEWTPDGLAAYERWKKHG from the coding sequence GTGAATCCCGCCGAAGAGATCCTCGACATCGTCGACGAGCAGGACCGCGTCATCGGCCAGGTCCCTCGCGGTGAGGTCTACGCGAAGGGCCTGCGGCACCGGTGCGCGTTCATCCTGGCCACCGATCCGCAGGGCCGGGTCTTCGTGCACCGCCGGACGACGACCAAGCTCGCCTTCCCCGGGATGTACGACATGTTCGTCGGCGGGGTCGTCGGCGCGGGCGAGTCGTACGACGAGGCGGCCCTGCGCGAGGCCGAGGAGGAGCTCGGCGTCACCGGACTGCCGCGGCCGAGGCCCCTGTTCAAGTTCCTGTACGAGGACGACGGCGGCGGGTCCTGGTGGTCGTACGTGTACGAGGTGACGGTCGACACCCCGGTGCACCCGCAGGCCGAGGAGATCGACTGGCACGCGTTCCTGAGCCGGGACGAGCTGGAGCGCAGGATCGGCGAGTGGGAGTGGACGCCGGACGGTCTCGCGGCGTACGAGCGCTGGAAGAAGCACGGGTAG
- a CDS encoding YidH family protein gives MIEFARTVRLWFAPERIRDEGDTPDYRFSLANERTFLAWVRTALALIGGGFAVDQFLPDLRWGWRVGLALALLAAGVLCSLRAVSHWVRCERAMRRGEDLPVSRFPALLSLVVALVAIAMVLVVLVGWEG, from the coding sequence GTGATCGAATTCGCACGCACCGTCCGGCTCTGGTTCGCGCCCGAGCGGATCAGGGACGAGGGTGACACGCCCGACTACCGCTTCTCGCTGGCCAACGAGCGCACCTTCCTGGCGTGGGTGCGCACGGCGCTCGCGCTGATCGGCGGCGGGTTCGCCGTGGACCAGTTCCTGCCCGATCTGCGCTGGGGCTGGCGGGTCGGGCTCGCCCTCGCGCTGCTCGCCGCTGGTGTGCTGTGCTCGTTGCGGGCCGTGAGCCACTGGGTGCGCTGCGAGCGGGCGATGCGGCGCGGCGAGGACCTGCCGGTGTCCCGGTTCCCGGCGCTGCTGAGCCTGGTGGTCGCCCTGGTGGCCATCGCCATGGTCCTCGTGGTGCTCGTCGGCTGGGAGGGCTAG
- a CDS encoding DUF202 domain-containing protein has protein sequence MSGAVRDPGLQPARTRLAWRRTTLSCTVAAVLAVKAALQSSGGRTLGVVASALVMLVWLGFLAVAHRRITGLALNESEPPPMSRRGATTAALCVVAMAVFAAALVV, from the coding sequence GTGAGCGGGGCGGTGCGCGACCCGGGGCTCCAGCCGGCGCGGACGCGGCTCGCGTGGCGCCGTACGACGCTGTCGTGCACCGTCGCGGCCGTGCTCGCCGTGAAGGCCGCGCTCCAGAGCTCCGGCGGACGGACGCTCGGGGTCGTCGCGTCGGCGCTGGTGATGCTGGTCTGGCTCGGGTTCCTCGCGGTCGCCCACCGCCGGATCACGGGCCTGGCCCTGAACGAGTCCGAGCCGCCGCCGATGTCCCGGCGCGGGGCGACGACGGCGGCGCTGTGCGTGGTCGCGATGGCGGTGTTCGCGGCGGCGCTCGTGGTGTGA
- a CDS encoding phosphotransferase family protein, producing the protein MSHPPGLDLDQLRTHLDRERPGLVGGPLSGRLIEGGRSNLTYGVTDGTTKWVVRRPPLGHVLATAHDMKREHRVIAALHPTKVPVPEPLLLCEDDSVLGAPFYVMEFVDGTPYRTAEELAPLGAERTRAAVLGLVDTLVDLHAVDPAAVGLGDFGRPEGFLERQLRRWGKQLDASRNRDLKGIDELQASLARTLPDSPAPTIVHGDYRLDNVLVRQDPDGADRIKAILDWEMSTLGDPLTDVGLLVMYSAPLELPDSPISTTATAPGHPSPAELVERYAARSGRDVSAIAWYTAFAWFKLAVILEGIHYRYTLGQTVGAGFDRIGELVPVFIEHGLTTLQGLQEG; encoded by the coding sequence ATGAGTCACCCCCCAGGCCTCGACCTCGATCAGCTGCGCACGCACCTCGACCGTGAGCGGCCCGGTCTGGTCGGCGGCCCGCTGTCCGGGCGGCTCATCGAGGGCGGGCGGTCGAACCTCACCTACGGGGTGACCGACGGGACCACGAAGTGGGTGGTGCGGCGGCCGCCGCTCGGCCACGTCCTGGCGACCGCGCACGACATGAAGCGCGAGCACCGGGTGATCGCCGCGCTGCACCCGACGAAGGTGCCGGTGCCCGAGCCGCTGCTGCTGTGCGAGGACGACAGCGTGCTGGGCGCGCCGTTCTACGTCATGGAGTTCGTGGACGGGACGCCGTACCGGACCGCCGAGGAGCTCGCGCCGCTCGGCGCCGAGCGGACCCGGGCCGCCGTGCTCGGGCTCGTGGACACGCTCGTCGATCTGCACGCGGTCGACCCGGCGGCGGTCGGGCTCGGCGACTTCGGGCGCCCCGAGGGCTTCCTGGAGCGGCAGTTGAGGCGCTGGGGCAAGCAGCTCGACGCGTCCCGCAACCGCGACCTCAAGGGGATCGACGAGTTGCAGGCGTCGCTCGCCCGTACCCTCCCGGACTCCCCCGCGCCGACGATCGTGCACGGCGACTACCGCCTCGACAACGTCCTCGTACGGCAGGATCCCGACGGCGCCGACCGCATCAAGGCGATCCTCGACTGGGAGATGTCGACGCTCGGCGATCCGCTCACGGACGTGGGCCTGCTGGTGATGTACAGCGCGCCGCTCGAACTGCCGGACTCCCCCATCTCCACGACCGCCACGGCCCCCGGGCATCCGTCCCCCGCCGAGCTGGTCGAGCGGTACGCCGCGCGCTCGGGGCGCGACGTGTCCGCGATCGCCTGGTACACGGCGTTCGCCTGGTTCAAGCTCGCGGTGATCCTCGAGGGCATCCACTACCGGTACACGCTCGGTCAGACGGTCGGCGCCGGATTCGACCGGATCGGCGAGCTGGTCCCCGTCTTCATCGAGCACGGTCTCACCACCCTTCAGGGTCTTCAGGAAGGCTGA
- a CDS encoding acyl-CoA dehydrogenase family protein: protein MDFAFDARTEELRERLLTFMDTHVYPAEAVAAEQRAALGSPWETPAVVAELKAEARKQGLWNLFLPDAEHGAGLTNLQYAPLAEITGRSPQLAPTAVNCGAPDTGNMEVLAQFGTEAQRKQWLEPLLAGEIRSAFAMTEPEVASSDATNITTHIERDGDDYVITGRKFYISGAMNPDCKIFIVMGKTDPDGADIRRQQSMVLVPRDTPGVEVRRAMTVYGFEDHWHGGHAEVVFDHARVPVSNLVGEEGGGFGIAQARLGPGRIHHCMRLIGMAERAIELMCKRAVARTAFGKPLAQQGVVQEWIADARVAVEQLRLLVLKTAWLMDTVGNRGAHTEIQSIKIATPRTVVDIIDKAVQLHGAGGVSQDFPLAELWAGARTLRLADGPDEVHQRSLARRELKTYL from the coding sequence ATGGACTTCGCATTCGACGCGCGTACGGAGGAGTTGCGGGAGCGGCTGCTCACCTTCATGGACACGCATGTGTACCCGGCGGAGGCCGTCGCCGCCGAGCAGCGCGCGGCGCTCGGCTCGCCGTGGGAGACCCCGGCCGTGGTGGCGGAGCTGAAGGCCGAGGCCCGCAAGCAGGGCCTGTGGAACCTGTTCCTGCCGGACGCCGAGCACGGAGCCGGGCTCACCAACCTCCAGTACGCGCCGCTGGCCGAGATCACCGGCCGCAGCCCGCAGTTGGCGCCCACGGCCGTCAACTGCGGCGCCCCGGACACCGGGAACATGGAGGTGCTCGCGCAGTTCGGCACCGAGGCGCAGCGCAAGCAGTGGCTGGAGCCGCTGCTCGCCGGGGAGATCCGTTCGGCGTTCGCGATGACCGAGCCGGAGGTCGCCTCCTCCGACGCCACCAACATCACGACGCACATCGAGCGCGACGGCGACGACTACGTCATCACGGGCCGCAAGTTCTACATCTCGGGTGCCATGAACCCGGACTGCAAGATCTTCATCGTGATGGGCAAGACCGATCCGGACGGTGCGGACATCCGCCGCCAGCAGTCCATGGTCCTGGTGCCGCGCGACACCCCGGGGGTCGAGGTGCGCCGGGCGATGACGGTGTACGGCTTCGAGGATCACTGGCACGGCGGCCACGCCGAGGTCGTCTTCGACCACGCGCGCGTCCCGGTGTCGAACCTGGTCGGCGAGGAGGGCGGCGGCTTCGGTATCGCCCAGGCCCGGCTCGGCCCCGGCCGGATCCACCACTGCATGCGCCTGATCGGCATGGCCGAGCGGGCGATCGAGCTGATGTGCAAGCGGGCCGTGGCCCGTACCGCGTTCGGCAAGCCGCTGGCCCAGCAGGGTGTCGTGCAGGAGTGGATCGCCGACGCCCGGGTCGCCGTCGAGCAGTTGCGTCTGCTGGTCCTCAAGACGGCCTGGCTGATGGATACCGTGGGCAACCGCGGCGCCCACACGGAGATCCAGTCCATCAAGATCGCGACCCCGCGCACGGTCGTCGACATCATCGACAAGGCCGTGCAACTGCACGGCGCGGGCGGCGTCTCGCAGGACTTCCCCCTGGCCGAGCTGTGGGCCGGGGCGCGCACGCTCCGCCTGGCCGACGGCCCGGACGAGGTGCACCAGCGGTCGCTGGCCCGGCGGGAGCTGAAGACGTACCTCTAG
- a CDS encoding LysR family transcriptional regulator — translation MEIRQLRHFVAVVDEGGFTAAARTELIVQSALSTSVRNLERELGAELFDRTGRRVVLTEAGRALLPQARQLLAGAAAAKESVARVTGLGTGRVAIGTIQTLTCVDLAAELAAFHQELPGIQVSVRESPVEELIEGLRAGELDLAFLAPDARQLPDGLAVFGTWREELVLVTAPGHPLARAGRTLMSDLADEPFVDFKAGTGLETAVRRLAAHCGLERRITCDVTQIGLLVDLVRAGIGVAIVPRRIGEAAGLPCVTIRQPEPGRAVVLAGRAPRPRNPAAGALLRRFTDAAPAAAGPPAGRRAAEG, via the coding sequence GTGGAGATACGCCAGCTGCGCCACTTCGTGGCGGTCGTCGACGAGGGCGGTTTCACGGCCGCGGCCCGCACCGAGCTCATCGTGCAGTCCGCGCTCAGTACGTCGGTCCGGAACCTGGAGCGCGAACTGGGCGCGGAGCTGTTCGACCGGACGGGCCGCCGGGTCGTGCTCACGGAGGCCGGTCGGGCGCTGCTGCCGCAGGCGCGGCAGTTGCTGGCCGGGGCCGCCGCCGCGAAGGAGTCCGTGGCCCGGGTGACCGGGCTCGGTACGGGACGGGTGGCGATCGGCACCATCCAGACCCTGACCTGCGTGGACCTCGCGGCCGAACTCGCCGCGTTCCACCAGGAGTTGCCCGGCATCCAGGTGTCCGTGCGCGAGAGTCCCGTGGAGGAGCTGATCGAGGGGCTGCGGGCCGGCGAGCTCGATCTGGCGTTCCTCGCGCCGGATGCCCGTCAACTCCCGGACGGGCTGGCCGTGTTCGGGACCTGGCGGGAGGAGCTCGTCCTGGTGACCGCGCCGGGGCATCCGCTGGCGCGGGCGGGGCGGACCCTCATGAGCGATCTCGCGGACGAGCCGTTCGTCGACTTCAAGGCCGGTACGGGACTGGAGACGGCGGTCCGCAGGCTCGCCGCGCACTGCGGCCTGGAGCGGCGCATCACCTGTGACGTGACACAGATCGGGCTGCTCGTGGATCTCGTACGGGCCGGGATCGGCGTCGCGATCGTGCCCCGGCGGATCGGTGAGGCGGCGGGGCTGCCGTGCGTGACCATCCGGCAGCCCGAGCCGGGCCGGGCCGTCGTCCTCGCGGGGCGGGCGCCCCGGCCGCGCAATCCGGCGGCCGGGGCGCTGCTGCGCAGATTCACGGACGCAGCGCCCGCAGCAGCAGGTCCGCCAGCTGGTCGGCGAGCTGCTGAGGGGTGA